A region from the Thermostichus vulcanus str. 'Rupite' genome encodes:
- a CDS encoding DUF3119 family protein: MVKSDSAHLLTPDFRLSLAILALSVPLFWLSFWAALVVGLFGLFLLVQTSLIGLAFTKTALQVYSGSKRIREFPYSEWQDWQIFWPSLPILFFFRETQSIHFLPMLFNPAELQSCLEQRVGYLHPKPEPLTSATENSSGSPGVAKSKQAPSSR; this comes from the coding sequence ATGGTGAAATCCGATTCTGCCCACTTGCTTACCCCTGATTTTCGCCTCAGTTTGGCCATTCTGGCTCTGTCGGTACCCTTGTTTTGGCTGTCTTTTTGGGCAGCATTGGTGGTGGGGCTATTTGGCCTGTTTTTGCTGGTGCAAACCTCCCTGATTGGGCTGGCCTTTACCAAAACGGCTTTGCAAGTGTATAGCGGCTCCAAACGGATTCGAGAGTTTCCCTACAGCGAGTGGCAAGACTGGCAAATTTTCTGGCCTTCGCTGCCGATTTTGTTCTTTTTCCGGGAAACCCAGAGCATTCATTTTTTGCCGATGTTGTTCAATCCTGCCGAATTGCAAAGCTGCTTGGAACAACGGGTGGGGTATCTCCATCCGAAGCCAGAACCCTTGACTTCAGCAACAGAGAATAGCTCGGGATCCCCAGGCGTAGCCAAGTCAAAACAGGCCCCATCCAGTCGATGA
- the pgeF gene encoding peptidoglycan editing factor PgeF, which translates to MHSSKMWVWQQTEGFRWLQCQLLADWPHAFGCRDIHPHKPPQLAAQLKLPPQRAVWGHQVHGPDWIWADEVELAATTHHSTLPEPSSEDREVVVTRPQVDAIIARQGSDSAWVCTADCVPILVASREWVAAIHAGWRGTAARILPNVLQQFTQAGIPAEQIRIAIGPAISGAVYQVSEAVAEQVLQTLPPSPVARSALLEDPHPGKVRLDLRQVNQAQAQLYGIPPQHIALSPHCTLSQPQDFFSYRRDGSLKDEQGRHCVQWSGIGLRA; encoded by the coding sequence ATGCACAGTTCTAAGATGTGGGTTTGGCAACAAACGGAGGGCTTTCGCTGGTTACAGTGTCAGCTTTTGGCGGATTGGCCCCACGCTTTTGGTTGTCGAGATATTCACCCCCATAAGCCACCCCAGTTGGCCGCCCAGTTAAAACTTCCTCCCCAACGAGCCGTGTGGGGTCACCAGGTGCATGGCCCCGATTGGATTTGGGCAGACGAAGTTGAGCTAGCTGCAACGACACATCACTCAACGTTACCTGAACCATCCTCCGAGGACAGAGAAGTTGTCGTAACTCGCCCACAGGTGGATGCCATTATTGCCCGCCAGGGATCCGACTCCGCTTGGGTATGTACCGCCGATTGTGTGCCGATTTTGGTGGCCAGCCGGGAGTGGGTAGCGGCCATTCACGCTGGATGGAGAGGAACCGCCGCCCGCATTTTGCCCAACGTGTTGCAACAGTTTACCCAAGCCGGGATCCCTGCTGAACAGATCCGCATCGCCATCGGGCCAGCCATTTCCGGTGCCGTTTACCAAGTCTCCGAAGCAGTGGCAGAGCAGGTCTTGCAAACCCTTCCTCCCTCGCCAGTAGCCCGTTCAGCCCTCCTAGAAGATCCTCATCCGGGTAAAGTGCGTCTGGATCTGCGTCAGGTCAACCAAGCCCAAGCCCAACTCTACGGGATTCCGCCCCAGCATATTGCCCTTAGCCCCCATTGCACCCTCAGCCAGCCGCAAGATTTTTTTTCCTACCGCCGCGATGGATCCCTAAAAGATGAACAGGGTCGCCATTGTGTGCAGTGGTCGGGGATTGGTCTGCGGGCCTAG
- a CDS encoding DUF6464 family protein, which produces MDFEKLLEEWVAAFTEAAEDSLASLETFLIELAGQLAVPLEETFNQWEQFWGVNEPEPDPERSNETFSTSSVYVSPIGFGGLVVYTYIASPPGCIGDPTCRYNAHSPELRCAVNPCGPCEGCPHYEKADV; this is translated from the coding sequence ATGGATTTTGAGAAACTACTGGAAGAGTGGGTTGCAGCCTTCACTGAAGCTGCCGAAGACAGCCTAGCCTCTCTGGAAACCTTCCTCATCGAGCTGGCGGGACAACTGGCCGTACCCTTGGAGGAAACCTTTAACCAATGGGAGCAATTTTGGGGGGTCAATGAGCCAGAACCGGATCCGGAGCGCTCCAACGAAACATTCAGTACCAGTAGCGTGTATGTCAGCCCGATTGGCTTTGGTGGCTTGGTTGTCTACACTTACATCGCCTCTCCTCCCGGTTGTATTGGGGATCCCACCTGTCGTTACAATGCCCATTCCCCCGAGTTGCGCTGCGCCGTTAACCCCTGTGGCCCCTGTGAAGGTTGCCCCCATTACGAAAAAGCGGATGTATAG
- the pyrF gene encoding orotidine-5'-phosphate decarboxylase, translated as MSLPSSTNLPLNPCEKLIVALDTDSLEQALEWVDLLPQVLWWKVGSELFTAVGSPILQALKERGKRIFLDLKLHDIPNTVGRATRVAVSYGVDLLTIHASGGSAMMRAAAEAAQSSSCRLLAVTLLTSLSPEQVQQELGIGEDPADYILHLAQLAQAQGLTGLVCSPQEVSRLRQAFGSEVLLVTPGIRFSPTNTGNDALHRLEDDQQRIWTPARALQAGADYLVVGRPVTAAPDPVAAFQQLCDAAAH; from the coding sequence GTGTCTTTACCTTCTAGCACCAACTTGCCGCTGAACCCCTGTGAGAAGCTTATTGTTGCCCTCGATACAGACTCTCTGGAGCAGGCTTTAGAGTGGGTAGATCTCCTGCCCCAAGTGCTGTGGTGGAAGGTGGGTTCAGAGCTGTTCACAGCGGTGGGATCCCCGATTTTGCAGGCTCTAAAGGAGCGGGGCAAACGGATTTTTTTGGATTTGAAACTGCACGATATTCCCAATACCGTTGGCCGTGCGACTCGAGTGGCCGTCAGCTACGGCGTGGATTTGCTCACCATTCATGCCAGTGGTGGGAGTGCCATGATGCGTGCAGCAGCTGAAGCAGCCCAATCCAGCTCTTGCCGGTTGTTGGCGGTTACCCTCCTCACCAGCCTCAGCCCTGAACAGGTGCAGCAAGAGTTGGGTATTGGCGAGGATCCTGCTGACTACATCCTACATTTGGCCCAACTGGCCCAAGCACAAGGGTTGACCGGCCTGGTTTGCTCTCCCCAAGAGGTGTCGCGGCTGCGTCAGGCTTTCGGATCCGAAGTTTTGCTGGTTACCCCAGGCATTCGTTTCAGCCCTACCAATACAGGCAATGACGCGCTACACCGTCTGGAGGATGACCAACAACGGATTTGGACCCCGGCTAGAGCCTTGCAGGCAGGGGCAGATTATTTGGTGGTGGGTCGCCCAGTGACCGCTGCTCCGGATCCGGTTGCTGCCTTTCAACAGTTGTGTGATGCTGCTGCCCATTAA
- a CDS encoding class I fructose-bisphosphate aldolase has translation MSEITQKILSWYGSDNPGTLTNLARLLEQGSLAGTGKLVILPVDQGFEHGPARSFAPNPPAYDPRYHFQLAIEAGCNAYAAPLGFLEAGAREFAGQIPLILKLNDHDLLQNEADPIQAITGSVADALRLGCVGIGFTIYPGSSYRFEMYEQIRAIAEEAKQYGLVVVIWSYPRGSGISKQGETAIDICGYAAHIAAQLGAHIIKVKLPTAHIEQEAARKVYEKEGIPISTLADRVRHVVQCAFDGRRIVIFSGGPAIGEAELLEEIRGIRDGGGFGSIIGRNSFQRPKAEAIRLLQQIMNIYRGQ, from the coding sequence ATGTCTGAGATTACGCAAAAGATCCTCTCCTGGTATGGCAGCGACAACCCTGGCACCCTGACCAACCTAGCCCGACTGCTAGAACAGGGATCCCTGGCAGGCACGGGGAAATTGGTGATTTTGCCCGTGGATCAGGGGTTTGAACATGGCCCGGCCCGCAGTTTTGCTCCCAACCCGCCGGCCTACGATCCGCGCTATCACTTTCAGTTGGCCATCGAAGCCGGTTGCAATGCCTATGCAGCCCCATTGGGTTTTTTGGAGGCCGGGGCACGAGAATTTGCTGGACAGATCCCGTTGATTTTGAAACTGAATGACCACGATCTTCTGCAAAATGAGGCGGATCCGATTCAGGCCATTACTGGCAGTGTGGCGGATGCGCTGCGCTTGGGTTGTGTGGGCATCGGCTTTACCATTTATCCCGGCTCTAGCTACCGCTTTGAGATGTATGAACAGATCCGTGCCATTGCTGAAGAGGCAAAACAGTACGGGTTGGTGGTGGTGATCTGGTCTTATCCTCGCGGATCCGGCATTTCTAAGCAGGGGGAAACTGCCATCGATATTTGTGGCTATGCGGCCCATATTGCAGCCCAGTTGGGAGCCCACATCATCAAGGTCAAATTGCCCACCGCTCATATTGAACAGGAAGCAGCCCGCAAGGTTTATGAAAAAGAAGGGATCCCGATTTCAACCTTGGCAGATCGCGTGCGACATGTGGTGCAATGTGCTTTTGATGGGCGGCGGATCGTAATTTTTTCCGGTGGGCCTGCGATTGGGGAAGCAGAACTGCTCGAAGAAATTCGCGGCATTCGGGATGGAGGTGGCTTTGGCTCGATTATCGGACGCAATTCCTTTCAAAGACCGAAGGCGGAAGCGATTCGCTTGTTGCAGCAGATCATGAATATCTATCGAGGGCAGTGA
- a CDS encoding RNA-guided endonuclease InsQ/TnpB family protein, whose translation MRIAYQYRLQPTYQQRCQMSRWLEMLRHQYNWLLADRFDWWEMNRCPINACPLVASIAEPREQPNYYSQKRSLVPLKGERPWYKEIHSQVLQDMVGRVDLAFERFIKGDSSGKRSGRPRFKGQNRYRTFTYPQASHDWIKDNRAPHGAERHRVTLPKIGVVKFICHRPLPEGFALKTVSISLKADGWYVTFSLEDKSVPDGSPNHAEHDKPLPEVVPTEANSLGVDAGLEYFIACSDGTTKTPPKFYRQAEKKLAQLQSKRERRPKGSKARRKLNAKIAKLHQRIARQRRQWHFETAGELVDKADVIFVEDLQVANMTRRCQPKTGKGGEFLPSRVSGAEHYGQAAKSGLNKSFADAGIAGFLNEILPYKAAKAGRWVVKVNPAGTSQHCAMCLNRVPKELADRWHDCPQCGASMPRDVNSAVLIKKVGLGHRLTQKREGRKTGEARALSVGCSRSVP comes from the coding sequence ATGCGAATTGCCTACCAATACCGATTGCAACCCACTTACCAACAGCGATGTCAGATGAGTCGCTGGCTTGAGATGTTGCGGCATCAGTACAACTGGCTGCTGGCAGATCGCTTTGACTGGTGGGAGATGAACCGTTGCCCAATCAACGCTTGTCCGCTAGTGGCGAGTATTGCCGAGCCACGGGAGCAGCCCAACTATTACAGTCAGAAGCGGTCTTTGGTGCCCCTGAAGGGTGAACGCCCTTGGTACAAAGAGATCCATTCCCAAGTGCTTCAGGACATGGTGGGGCGGGTTGATTTGGCCTTTGAGCGATTCATCAAGGGTGATAGCTCGGGCAAGCGTAGCGGTAGGCCCCGGTTCAAAGGGCAGAATCGCTATCGGACGTTCACCTACCCCCAGGCCAGTCACGACTGGATTAAGGACAATCGTGCTCCGCACGGCGCGGAGCGCCATCGGGTCACGCTACCCAAGATTGGGGTGGTGAAGTTCATCTGCCACAGGCCATTACCTGAGGGGTTTGCGCTCAAAACAGTGTCAATATCGCTCAAGGCTGATGGGTGGTACGTGACGTTTTCTCTGGAAGATAAGTCGGTGCCTGATGGTTCTCCGAACCATGCGGAGCATGATAAGCCGCTGCCTGAGGTGGTCCCGACCGAGGCCAACAGTCTGGGGGTAGATGCTGGGCTGGAGTACTTCATCGCCTGCTCAGACGGCACCACGAAAACACCGCCGAAGTTCTACCGACAGGCTGAAAAGAAGCTGGCCCAGCTTCAGTCCAAGCGTGAACGGAGGCCCAAAGGGTCGAAGGCAAGACGGAAACTCAATGCCAAAATTGCCAAGCTGCACCAGCGTATTGCTAGGCAGCGGCGGCAGTGGCATTTTGAAACGGCGGGTGAGTTGGTGGACAAGGCAGACGTAATCTTTGTCGAGGACTTGCAAGTCGCCAACATGACCCGCCGTTGCCAGCCAAAGACAGGTAAGGGCGGTGAGTTTTTGCCCAGTCGCGTCAGCGGTGCGGAGCACTATGGTCAAGCGGCTAAGTCTGGGCTGAACAAAAGTTTTGCTGATGCTGGGATAGCGGGGTTCCTGAACGAAATCCTTCCGTACAAAGCTGCAAAAGCTGGGCGGTGGGTTGTGAAGGTTAACCCGGCTGGCACATCTCAGCATTGTGCAATGTGCCTGAACCGAGTCCCGAAGGAACTAGCTGACCGCTGGCATGACTGCCCCCAGTGTGGAGCGTCGATGCCGCGAGATGTGAACTCTGCGGTGCTCATCAAAAAAGTGGGCCTGGGGCATCGGCTCACTCAAAAACGCGAAGGTCGAAAGACTGGAGAAGCCCGCGCTCTATCCGTAGGATGCTCGCGTAGCGTACCGTAG